The Lysobacter capsici genome has a segment encoding these proteins:
- a CDS encoding DUF4832 domain-containing protein, translating into MRLRYPAPPLVGILAAALLAAASMSPMTPAHCGELRPAQSNDDLSNPHRGFLLWGTTVGADGGLPDNHYGASMYQIYVPWREIETADEQYDWAGFEKRHLEPILKENPNATFVLRPVADYPDGVSNNISFYFDKTEGQLERDYPKFLELAPLNIAAHDYSSCGGDGPGRAPEYNSPAMRQQLQQFVQAFGRRYDGDPRITAIHVGLLGFWGEWHTSGCEAWEPDATTRALVRNAYAAAFTLTPVHTRYARSSDLDGVNFGVSEDFFPSFTAMCNAYSPKLPRCDDTGWWNLEWGFRNEVPAARENWKHNPIGGESPYADQKKTWTSRTADIVDLLKRYHFSWLGPAGQHENTGSGFPAKMRAIKRALGYEFTVRQAAWPDAMRAGAPISVTLSVENTGSAPLYHLYQTELHWVDAGGATRARAAFDFPLNALLPGAAPSTQVSATTVPASLAPGSYSLRLAFADSWRERPGIAPQNVGRDSTGRLSLGTVTVAAAAVDH; encoded by the coding sequence ATGCGCCTGCGATACCCTGCCCCGCCTCTCGTCGGCATCCTGGCCGCGGCGTTGCTCGCCGCGGCCTCGATGTCGCCGATGACGCCCGCGCATTGCGGCGAACTGCGGCCCGCGCAAAGCAACGACGACCTGTCCAACCCGCATCGCGGTTTCCTGTTGTGGGGCACCACCGTCGGCGCCGACGGCGGCCTGCCCGACAATCACTACGGCGCGTCGATGTACCAGATCTACGTGCCGTGGCGCGAAATCGAAACCGCCGACGAGCAGTACGACTGGGCCGGTTTCGAGAAACGCCATCTCGAACCGATCCTCAAGGAAAACCCTAACGCGACCTTCGTGCTGCGCCCGGTCGCCGACTACCCCGACGGCGTGTCCAACAACATCAGCTTCTACTTCGACAAGACCGAAGGCCAGCTCGAACGCGATTACCCGAAGTTCCTGGAACTCGCGCCGCTCAACATCGCCGCGCACGACTACAGCAGTTGCGGCGGCGACGGCCCCGGACGCGCGCCGGAGTACAACTCGCCGGCGATGCGCCAGCAGTTGCAGCAGTTCGTCCAGGCCTTCGGCCGCCGCTACGACGGCGACCCGCGCATCACCGCGATCCACGTCGGCCTGCTCGGTTTCTGGGGCGAATGGCATACCTCCGGCTGCGAAGCCTGGGAACCCGACGCGACCACCCGCGCGCTGGTGCGCAATGCCTACGCGGCGGCGTTCACGCTCACGCCGGTGCATACCCGCTATGCGCGCAGCAGCGATCTGGACGGGGTGAACTTCGGCGTCAGCGAAGATTTCTTCCCCTCGTTCACCGCGATGTGCAACGCCTACAGCCCCAAGCTGCCGCGCTGCGACGACACCGGTTGGTGGAATCTGGAATGGGGCTTTCGCAACGAAGTGCCGGCCGCGCGCGAGAACTGGAAGCACAACCCGATCGGCGGCGAAAGCCCGTACGCCGACCAGAAGAAGACCTGGACCTCGCGCACCGCCGACATCGTCGATCTGCTCAAGCGTTACCACTTCAGCTGGCTCGGCCCGGCCGGTCAGCACGAGAACACCGGCAGCGGTTTTCCGGCCAAGATGCGCGCGATCAAGCGCGCGCTCGGTTACGAATTCACCGTGCGCCAGGCGGCGTGGCCCGATGCGATGCGCGCGGGCGCGCCGATCTCGGTCACGCTCAGCGTCGAGAACACCGGTTCGGCGCCGCTGTATCACCTCTACCAGACCGAGCTGCACTGGGTCGATGCGGGCGGCGCGACGCGCGCTCGCGCGGCGTTCGATTTTCCGTTGAATGCGTTGTTGCCGGGCGCCGCGCCCAGCACGCAGGTCAGTGCCACGACGGTGCCGGCTTCGCTGGCGCCAGGCAGTTATTCTTTGCGCCTGGCGTTCGCCGACAGTTGGCGCGAGCGGCCGGGCATCGCGCCGCAGAACGTGGGGCGCGATAGCACTGGACGGTTGAGCTTGGGGACGGTGACTGTCGCTGCGGCGGCGGTCGACCATTGA